In Flavobacterium endoglycinae, one DNA window encodes the following:
- a CDS encoding molybdopterin molybdotransferase MoeA, translating to MIEVSKAIEIVEANSIKMPVQKISVKKALGYVLAEKILSPIDMPPFRQSAMDGYAFTHSIRHQYDIVGTSQAGDHSNIKLKPTEAIRIYTGAFVPDDADTVVMQENVMANEDSILIATMPEKLANVRPKGEQIAKDDVVFEANTLITPAAIGFLACLGITEIEVYKKPKVAILVTGNELVAPGKKLKKGKIFESNSIMLQAGLKTAGIEKTKVYRVKDNLKSTKKALKEILKKYDIILISGGISVGDYDFVKEALLQNDVKELFYKVNQKPGKPMFFGSKKETLIFALPGNPASSLTNFYIYVLPAVKSRMGLSEIHKTKVIRKLTSDVKNTIGKTLFLKAKYDETNVTVLDGQSSAMLNTFAVANSLLIVPENIENYVKGQSVTLLPID from the coding sequence ATGATAGAAGTCAGCAAAGCCATTGAGATAGTAGAGGCCAATAGCATTAAAATGCCTGTTCAGAAGATATCCGTAAAGAAAGCTTTGGGATATGTATTAGCTGAAAAAATACTTTCACCTATTGATATGCCTCCTTTTCGACAATCGGCTATGGATGGATATGCTTTTACACACAGCATCAGACATCAGTACGATATTGTAGGAACTTCTCAGGCTGGAGATCATTCGAATATAAAATTAAAACCGACCGAAGCAATTAGAATATATACAGGTGCTTTTGTTCCCGATGATGCTGATACAGTTGTAATGCAGGAGAATGTAATGGCCAATGAAGATTCTATTCTGATTGCCACAATGCCTGAAAAATTGGCTAATGTGCGTCCAAAAGGAGAACAAATTGCTAAAGACGATGTGGTTTTTGAAGCCAATACGTTAATAACGCCTGCTGCCATTGGATTTTTAGCTTGTCTGGGAATTACTGAAATTGAAGTCTATAAGAAACCTAAAGTTGCTATTCTAGTTACAGGAAATGAGTTGGTCGCTCCGGGTAAAAAACTAAAAAAAGGAAAGATATTCGAAAGCAATTCTATCATGCTTCAGGCAGGACTTAAAACAGCCGGAATTGAAAAAACAAAAGTGTATCGAGTAAAGGATAATCTGAAATCGACAAAAAAAGCCTTAAAAGAAATTCTAAAAAAATATGACATCATTCTTATTTCCGGCGGAATTTCTGTTGGCGATTATGATTTTGTAAAAGAAGCTTTACTGCAAAATGATGTAAAAGAGCTTTTCTACAAGGTCAATCAAAAACCTGGAAAACCAATGTTCTTTGGTTCTAAAAAAGAAACATTGATTTTTGCCCTTCCGGGAAATCCAGCTTCGTCACTGACTAATTTTTACATTTATGTATTACCAGCAGTTAAGAGCAGAATGGGACTTTCTGAAATTCATAAAACAAAAGTAATCAGGAAATTAACTTCGGATGTTAAAAACACTATTGGAAAAACATTATTTCTAAAAGCAAAATATGACGAGACAAATGTGACGGTTTTAGACGGACAAAGTTCTGCCATGCTAAACACATTTGCTGTTGCCAATAGTTTGCTAATCGTTCCTGAGAATATAGAAAATTATGTAAAAGGACAATCTGTTACGTTACTGCCGATTGATTAG
- a CDS encoding SusC/RagA family TonB-linked outer membrane protein, whose product MKKNINLILWVTFLLTSLQFQAQNTTPLIQSKLDGTVVDDITNQPIIGASVNIKGTTHGVQTDTEGKFYFQTGQKFPYTLIVSYIGYKKLEIVVEKNPVIIHLKEERQELDELVVVGYGTQKRKDITGSVASVPKANLSQVTSSADNLLRGAVSGVVVTQSSGRPGASSSVRIRGGNSITAGNEPLYVVDGILIYNDNNNSSAGVANAGASLNVLSTINPSDIESMEVLKDASATAIYGSRGANGVIIITTKKGTKGQDNISYQGYFGFQNVSKKLKLMNASEWASLRNDVQASIGQAPSFSDAQIEAFKTSGNYDWQSAAFRTAAPIQNHQLSFSGGDERSRYAISAGYFDQEGIVIGSDFRRISLRANYERNYSQNFKFGVNSNYSNSISNGIASNGSGGRNPNPLVSVNLTAPVVPIRNEDGSYNVTNNPYATSVNGYVPNPINDLENTINETKINRILTSLFGEYKITKKLTAKVAVSGDVLNTKQNYYAPANTSNGAGTKGSAAVGDRVVSSVLNENTLNYNTNFGENHKFSALAGYTLQYTQGEVVTAGANTFINDNTTYDALQDGVPTKPGSDAFESVLKSWLARVNYSYKGKYNFTLSGRADGSSRFGSESLWGYFPSAGFSWNITDEEFANNIKGVTEAKLRLTAGTTGNQEIGNYLSLASMGSVNYSFGGTTYTGLAPTRLANPDLKWERTNQYNVGLDLSLLDRKINFVFDVYYKQTKDLLINVPVPLTSGYATVLQNIGGVENKGIEIGLTTENLKTENFSWNSNLVFSANRNKVTAIGNGVNQFFPVVPNGSLLQQQPVIVKVGLPLGTFWGYRTNGIFQTQQEVNTQPKINSLANTKVGDRKYVDTNGDGVITALDKGSLGSSQPKFVGSFSNTISYNDFDLNFSFQGSYGAKIFNALNQQLEISTLGTNAAATLNDRWTPTNPSNEIPRATSSPLGIVSERYVEDASFLRLKLITLGYTLPKSVSKKLGTKSVKFYVSAENLITWTKYTGYDPEVSSYEQNNLYPGIDFGSYPNSKTFISGLNVTF is encoded by the coding sequence ATGAAAAAAAATATAAACCTCATTTTATGGGTTACATTTTTGTTGACATCCCTGCAATTTCAGGCGCAAAATACGACACCGCTTATTCAGTCTAAGCTCGATGGAACGGTAGTCGATGACATTACAAATCAGCCAATTATAGGCGCTTCAGTAAATATAAAAGGTACAACTCACGGGGTACAGACAGATACTGAAGGAAAATTTTATTTTCAGACGGGTCAGAAATTTCCTTACACTTTAATCGTAAGCTACATAGGTTATAAAAAACTAGAAATTGTAGTAGAGAAAAATCCAGTAATTATTCATTTAAAAGAAGAAAGACAGGAATTAGACGAGCTGGTTGTTGTGGGTTACGGAACACAAAAACGAAAAGACATTACAGGTTCTGTAGCTTCTGTTCCAAAAGCTAATTTATCTCAAGTTACTTCATCAGCAGATAATTTATTACGCGGTGCAGTTTCGGGTGTGGTAGTTACACAAAGTTCGGGTCGTCCAGGCGCTTCTTCAAGTGTGCGTATTCGTGGAGGAAACTCTATTACAGCAGGTAACGAACCGCTTTATGTTGTAGACGGAATCTTGATTTACAACGACAATAATAATAGTTCTGCGGGAGTGGCAAATGCTGGGGCAAGCTTAAACGTTTTGTCAACAATCAATCCATCGGATATTGAATCTATGGAAGTTTTAAAAGATGCTTCTGCTACAGCCATTTACGGTTCACGAGGTGCGAATGGAGTTATCATTATTACTACAAAAAAAGGAACCAAAGGACAAGATAATATTTCGTATCAAGGATATTTTGGTTTTCAAAACGTTTCAAAGAAATTAAAACTTATGAATGCCAGCGAATGGGCAAGCTTACGTAATGATGTTCAGGCAAGTATTGGTCAGGCACCTTCTTTTTCAGATGCTCAAATTGAAGCTTTTAAAACTTCTGGAAACTACGACTGGCAGTCGGCAGCTTTTAGAACAGCGGCTCCAATTCAAAATCACCAACTGTCTTTTTCAGGCGGTGACGAAAGATCAAGATATGCGATTTCTGCTGGATATTTTGATCAGGAAGGAATTGTTATCGGTTCTGATTTCAGAAGAATTTCACTTCGTGCAAATTATGAAAGAAACTATTCTCAGAACTTCAAATTTGGGGTTAATTCTAATTACAGCAATTCTATTTCTAACGGTATTGCATCAAACGGAAGCGGCGGAAGAAATCCAAATCCGCTTGTAAGTGTGAATCTTACTGCTCCGGTTGTTCCTATTCGAAATGAAGACGGAAGTTACAATGTGACCAACAACCCATACGCTACTTCTGTAAACGGTTATGTTCCGAACCCAATTAATGATTTGGAAAATACCATCAACGAAACTAAAATCAACCGAATTTTAACGAGTTTATTTGGTGAATATAAAATCACTAAAAAACTAACCGCAAAAGTGGCTGTAAGCGGTGACGTACTGAATACCAAACAAAACTATTATGCTCCGGCAAATACTTCAAATGGAGCGGGAACAAAAGGTTCTGCTGCTGTTGGAGATCGTGTAGTAAGCTCGGTATTAAATGAAAACACACTGAATTACAATACTAACTTCGGTGAAAACCATAAATTTTCAGCATTGGCAGGTTATACACTTCAATATACTCAGGGAGAAGTTGTGACTGCGGGCGCTAATACTTTTATTAATGACAATACTACATATGATGCACTGCAAGATGGTGTACCAACAAAACCTGGAAGTGATGCTTTCGAAAGTGTTTTAAAATCATGGTTGGCGAGAGTAAACTATTCGTATAAAGGGAAATACAACTTTACGCTTTCAGGTCGTGCCGATGGTTCTTCACGATTTGGTTCTGAATCACTTTGGGGGTATTTCCCATCTGCTGGATTTTCTTGGAATATTACTGATGAAGAATTTGCAAACAACATTAAAGGCGTAACCGAAGCAAAACTTAGACTTACAGCTGGAACAACCGGAAACCAAGAAATTGGAAACTACCTTTCATTAGCTTCTATGGGTTCTGTAAATTACTCTTTCGGAGGAACAACTTATACGGGATTGGCTCCTACCCGATTAGCAAATCCTGATTTAAAATGGGAAAGAACCAATCAATATAATGTTGGTTTAGACTTATCATTATTAGATCGAAAAATCAATTTTGTGTTTGATGTGTATTACAAACAAACTAAAGATTTATTAATCAATGTTCCAGTACCGTTAACATCGGGGTATGCAACTGTTCTTCAAAACATTGGAGGCGTTGAAAATAAAGGTATCGAAATTGGTTTAACTACTGAAAATCTTAAAACAGAAAATTTTTCATGGAATTCTAATCTTGTTTTTTCTGCCAACAGAAACAAAGTAACTGCCATAGGAAATGGTGTAAATCAGTTTTTTCCAGTAGTACCAAATGGTTCCTTATTACAACAGCAGCCCGTTATTGTAAAAGTAGGCCTGCCATTGGGAACTTTCTGGGGATACAGAACAAATGGAATCTTCCAAACGCAGCAAGAAGTAAATACACAGCCTAAAATCAACAGTTTGGCTAATACAAAAGTAGGTGACCGAAAATATGTTGACACAAACGGCGATGGTGTAATTACAGCTTTGGACAAAGGAAGTTTAGGTTCTTCACAGCCAAAATTTGTGGGAAGCTTCAGCAACACGATTTCATACAATGATTTTGATTTGAACTTCTCTTTTCAAGGATCTTACGGCGCAAAAATCTTTAATGCTTTAAACCAGCAGTTAGAAATCTCGACTCTTGGAACGAACGCGGCTGCGACTTTAAATGACCGTTGGACGCCAACAAATCCTAGCAATGAAATTCCGAGAGCCACGAGTTCTCCTTTAGGAATTGTTTCTGAAAGATATGTAGAAGATGCTTCTTTCTTACGATTGAAATTAATCACTCTTGGCTATACACTTCCAAAAAGTGTTTCTAAAAAACTGGGAACCAAAAGCGTGAAGTTTTATGTCTCTGCCGAAAATCTAATTACATGGACAAAATACACTGGGTATGATCCAGAAGTAAGTTCATACGAACAAAATAACTTATATCCTGGAATCGATTTTGGTTCGTATCCAAACTCTAAAACATTCATTTCAGGTCTGAACGTAACATTCTAA